In Roseobacter denitrificans OCh 114, the following proteins share a genomic window:
- a CDS encoding BrnT family toxin, with protein MITIVWDEPKRQTNLANHGLDFADLDEWFFLEAVTVPAKEGRHMAIGRLDDGTIAVVFALLGTEGVSVISMRPASRKERSLL; from the coding sequence ATGATTACTATCGTCTGGGATGAGCCAAAGCGGCAAACCAATCTGGCAAATCATGGGCTGGACTTCGCGGACCTGGATGAGTGGTTTTTCCTCGAAGCCGTCACCGTTCCCGCAAAAGAGGGTCGCCACATGGCAATTGGACGTCTGGACGATGGGACCATCGCCGTAGTCTTTGCCCTTCTGGGGACAGAAGGCGTCTCGGTGATCTCAATGCGCCCTGCAAGCCGCAAGGAAAGGAGCCTGCTATGA
- a CDS encoding BrnA antitoxin family protein, with protein MTDKKHTPISDAEEARIQKLIASDPDAPEITDAQMAEARPFTEAFPALAEKMRKNVGGRPRSANPKVPVSIRLDQEVVAKLKATGPGWQSRVNEMLRREVLTDR; from the coding sequence ATGACGGACAAGAAGCACACGCCAATCTCCGATGCCGAAGAGGCCCGGATTCAAAAGCTGATCGCCAGTGATCCTGATGCGCCTGAGATCACGGACGCGCAAATGGCGGAGGCTAGGCCGTTCACGGAGGCCTTTCCCGCTCTCGCCGAGAAAATGCGCAAGAACGTCGGCGGGCGCCCCAGGTCGGCAAACCCAAAGGTACCCGTGTCGATCCGGCTGGACCAAGAGGTCGTCGCCAAGCTCAAGGCCACGGGTCCTGGGTGGCAGAGCCGGGTCAACGAAATGCTGCGACGGGAAGTTCTGACCGACCGCTGA